ACTCTGGCTTCTTGAAAACGTAGCCAAGGCGATCTTGTAGCGGTCCAGCTTCAATGACGGCGCGCGCATTCATGGTGATTACTCGAAGCCGCCTATACGGCCAAGATTACCGAGATTCAACCAAACAAAAAATGCCTTACCAACGATATTCTTATCTGGCACAAAACCCCAATAGCGTGAGTCTGCACTGTTATCGCGGTTATCGCCCATAGCAAAATAATGGCCTGAAGGCACCTTGCATGTCAAACCAGTTGGTTGATACTGACAAAATTCAAATCCTGGGAAACGCTCTGTTGGAAAGACCGTAGCAGGACGATCAGGATCATTGAGAATCTCGTGACGATTTCCACCTAAATCTGCTGGGAAAGTCTCCGTAAAGCGTTTAGCGTAACGCATGTTTTCGGGATCGAGATAAGACTCACCACCGCTGTACTGCAATGGTTGGCCATTAATAGTCAGACGTTTATTTTCATATGTGATTTCATCACCCGGCAAGGCCACTACACGCTTGATGTAATTCACAGACTCATCGCGAGGATAGCGAAACACCACTACATCGCCACGCTTTGGCGAACCTAGGTCGACAATTTTTTGATTCAGTACTGGCAAACGAATTCCATAGGTAAATTTGTTTGCCAAAATGAAGTCGCCAATTTGCAATGTTGGGATCATGGATCCCGATGGAATCTTGAAAGGCTCAGCAATAAAGGAGCGCAAGACAAATACAGCACAGATTGCTGGGAAGAAACCAGCGGTGTACTCTAACCATAAAGGCATGCGATCGATACCAGCCAATCGTCTTTGCGGAGCAAAATAGAGCTTGTCAGCAACCCATGCGAGGCCTGTTGTAATAACCAGAATAAAAAGGATTAGAGCAAAATTCATTAATCCCCCACCTGCAAAATAGCCAAGAACGCTTCTTGTGGAATCTCCACGTTACCCACCTGCTTCATGCGTTTCTTGCCCTCTTTTTGTTTCTCTAAGAGTTTGCGCTTACGAGAAATATCGCCACCATAGCACTTAGCCAATACGTTTTTACGCAAAGCTTTGACATTTTCTCGCGCCACAATATTGCTACCAATTGCCGCCTGAATTACTACATCAAACATCTGACGAGGAATAATGCCGCGCATCTTAGCAACTACTTCGCGACCGCGATGCTGACTATTACTGCGGTGGACAATGACAGAGAGCGCATCAACCCGCTCTCCATTAATCAGAATGTCGACTTTCACTACATCTGCTGGACGATACTCTTTGAACTCGTAATCCATCGAAGCATAGCCACGTGAGATAGATTTCATTTTGTCAAAGAAGTCCAAAACAATTTCAGCCATAGGCAATTCATAAGTCAGTTTGACTTGACGACCTAGATAGTTCATATCCATCTGAATGCCGCGCTTACCAACGCACAAAGTAATAATTGCACCCACATATTCTTGGGGCATATATAAATTCACCGTAACAATTGGCTCAAGAATGGTGTTGATCTTGCTAGCTTCTGGCATCTTCGATGGGTTATCGACAGACACTATCGTTCCATCAGATTGCTCGACCTGGTAGACCACTGTTGGCGCAGTGGTAATAAGATTCATGCCGTACTGACGTTCTAAGCGCTCTTGCACAATCTCCATGTGCAATAAACCCAAGAAGCCGCACCGGAATCCAAAACCAAGGGCTTGTGACACCTCTGGCTCATACAAGAGTGAGGCATCATTTAATTGCAGTTTCTCTAAAGATTCACGCAATTGGTCATATTCGCTTGACTCCACCGGATATAGGCCAGCAAACACTTGTGGTTTAACTTCTTTAAAACCGGGGAGCGGCTCGGCCGCAGGAACTCGGCCTTGTTGCCCAGGCGAATGCGTAACGGTATCACCCACTTTGGTAGCTTTTAATTCTTTAATGCCAGCAATCACAAAGCCTACTTGACCAGCCGATAACTCTGGACGATCAACTGATTTCGGACTAAATACCCCAACATGCTCAACTAAATGAATTGAGCCATTTGCCATTAAGGTAATTTTTTCTTTTGACTTTAAGGTGCCGTTCACAACACGCACTAACATAACAACACCTACGTAGTTGTCAAACCAAGAGTCAATAATCAATGCTTGCAATGGGTCCGCTGCATTACCTGTTGGCGGAGGCACTCTCACAATCATTTCTTCAATGACATCCTGAACACCTAGACCCGTTTTGGCTGAACACGTCACTGCATCCGATGCATCAATCCCAATCACATCTTCAATTTCTTTTTTGGCGCGATCAGGATCGGCTTGCGGTAAGTCAATCTTATTGAGCACAGGAACTACTTCAACACCCAATTCAAGAGCCATGTAACAGTTCGCAACCGTTTGAGCCTCAACACCTTGACTAGCATCGACCACCAACAAAGCGCCCTCACAAGCAGATAAGGAGCGACTGACTTCATAAGAGAAGTCAACATGTCCAGGGGTATCAATCAGATTGAGGTTGTAAATCTTGCCATCTTTCGCTTTGTAATTTAAAGCGGCTGTTTGCGCCTTAATCGTAATGCCACGCTCTCGCTCGATATCCATCGAGTCCAATACTTGCGCTTCCATTTCGCGATTAGAAAGACCACCACACAGTTGAATAATGCGATCAGCGAGCGTAGATTTGCCGTGATCAATATGGGCGATGATAGAAAAATTGCGGATTAAATCCATAGCGTCTTAATAAGTCATTGAAAAAACGCCTTGTCAGAACGCACCACAATGATGCGCTGCAAAAAGTCGTCTTGAAGAGATTGTAATGGGTGGCGCCCAAAAAAGACGCCGAACCCCATTTTTAACTCCAAAATCAGGTTATTTTGGCCTTACAGGGACTACTAAAGTGCTGTCAGCACGCCTGATGAAGACCGGAACGGCCTTATTGGCATCCAAGCCCTTCACCAAGGCTTCAAACTGCTTTACGCTGGTGATATCAGCATCAGCAACCCGAATAATGACATCACCAGAACGAATTCCAGCCTTAACCAAGGGGCCGTCTCCCAATCCCGTCACTTCAACCCCACCCTTGATGTTGAGATCCTTCTTTTTGGCATCGGATAACTCAGCAACAGCAACACCGAGAGAATTGGCATTATTGCCGGTTGCAGCCGGAGCATCTGACTTCTTATTGGCTACTTGATTAGACTCCGAATCAGCAACGGTTACTGTTAAATCGCGAGCACTCCCTTTGCGCCATACCTGCACAGTCGCTGAAGTGCCTGGCTTTGTCTCTCCAACCAGTCTTGGAAGATCGGTTGATTTAGCAATATCACGGCCATTAAAGCCAAGAATCACATCTCCTGCTTCAATGCCGCCATTGGCTGCAGGACCACCTGGTTCGACATTGCGAACATACGCTCCACGAGGTTTTCCTAAACCCAAACTCTCAGCCACATCTTTGGTCATTTCACCCAAGGCAACACCAATGCGACCGCGAGTCATTTTTCCATTAGTACGCAATTGATCCGCCACGCGCATTGCTTCATCAATAGGAATAGCAAATGAAATTCCCATATAGCCACCAGAGCGACTAAAGATTTGTGAATTTATCCCAATCACCTGGCCAGCAGCATTTAACAGTGGGCCACCTGAGTTTCCAGGATTAACGGCAACGTCAGTCTGGATAAAGGGTAAATAGTCGCCAGTGTCACGGCTCTTAGCAGACACAATACCGGCGGTGACCGTATTCTCAAGACCAAATGGAGAGCCAATTGCAAGCACCCATTCACCCACACGCACCTTAGAAGAATCACCCAAGGGCAGTCTTGGTAAATCACGCGCTTCAATTTTCACAACTGCAACATCAGTGCGCTTGTCCATACCCAACAACTTCGCTTTGAACTCACGCTTGTCAGTTAAGGTGGCATAGATAGTAGTTGCCCCTTCCACTACGTGCGTGTTCGTCAAAATCAATCCATTCGATTCAATAATGAAACCCGAGCCTACGCCCCGATCCGCTTCTTGTGGTTTGCCAGAATTTGGTTTTGGGCTATTAGGAATTCCGGGAATAGGCACGCCAAAAAACCGACGAAAGAATTCCGCTTGCTCTTCAGGCATTCCAGGAATACCTCCTTGAGCCTGCTGAACCGCTACTTTTTCAGTTACGCGGATATTCACTACAGCTGGGCTAGCCCGCTCAACCAGATCGGCAAAATCTGGAATACTGACGCGCGGATTTTGCGCCGAGGCTGTTGGA
The nucleotide sequence above comes from Polynucleobacter necessarius. Encoded proteins:
- the lepB gene encoding signal peptidase I; translated protein: MNFALILFILVITTGLAWVADKLYFAPQRRLAGIDRMPLWLEYTAGFFPAICAVFVLRSFIAEPFKIPSGSMIPTLQIGDFILANKFTYGIRLPVLNQKIVDLGSPKRGDVVVFRYPRDESVNYIKRVVALPGDEITYENKRLTINGQPLQYSGGESYLDPENMRYAKRFTETFPADLGGNRHEILNDPDRPATVFPTERFPGFEFCQYQPTGLTCKVPSGHYFAMGDNRDNSADSRYWGFVPDKNIVGKAFFVWLNLGNLGRIGGFE
- a CDS encoding DegQ family serine endoprotease, which codes for MAILSLGLTTLIPTASAQNPRVSIPDFADLVERASPAVVNIRVTEKVAVQQAQGGIPGMPEEQAEFFRRFFGVPIPGIPNSPKPNSGKPQEADRGVGSGFIIESNGLILTNTHVVEGATTIYATLTDKREFKAKLLGMDKRTDVAVVKIEARDLPRLPLGDSSKVRVGEWVLAIGSPFGLENTVTAGIVSAKSRDTGDYLPFIQTDVAVNPGNSGGPLLNAAGQVIGINSQIFSRSGGYMGISFAIPIDEAMRVADQLRTNGKMTRGRIGVALGEMTKDVAESLGLGKPRGAYVRNVEPGGPAANGGIEAGDVILGFNGRDIAKSTDLPRLVGETKPGTSATVQVWRKGSARDLTVTVADSESNQVANKKSDAPAATGNNANSLGVAVAELSDAKKKDLNIKGGVEVTGLGDGPLVKAGIRSGDVIIRVADADITSVKQFEALVKGLDANKAVPVFIRRADSTLVVPVRPK
- the lepA gene encoding translation elongation factor 4 — encoded protein: MDLIRNFSIIAHIDHGKSTLADRIIQLCGGLSNREMEAQVLDSMDIERERGITIKAQTAALNYKAKDGKIYNLNLIDTPGHVDFSYEVSRSLSACEGALLVVDASQGVEAQTVANCYMALELGVEVVPVLNKIDLPQADPDRAKKEIEDVIGIDASDAVTCSAKTGLGVQDVIEEMIVRVPPPTGNAADPLQALIIDSWFDNYVGVVMLVRVVNGTLKSKEKITLMANGSIHLVEHVGVFSPKSVDRPELSAGQVGFVIAGIKELKATKVGDTVTHSPGQQGRVPAAEPLPGFKEVKPQVFAGLYPVESSEYDQLRESLEKLQLNDASLLYEPEVSQALGFGFRCGFLGLLHMEIVQERLERQYGMNLITTAPTVVYQVEQSDGTIVSVDNPSKMPEASKINTILEPIVTVNLYMPQEYVGAIITLCVGKRGIQMDMNYLGRQVKLTYELPMAEIVLDFFDKMKSISRGYASMDYEFKEYRPADVVKVDILINGERVDALSVIVHRSNSQHRGREVVAKMRGIIPRQMFDVVIQAAIGSNIVARENVKALRKNVLAKCYGGDISRKRKLLEKQKEGKKRMKQVGNVEIPQEAFLAILQVGD